DNA sequence from the Leptospira kanakyensis genome:
ACGCAAGCTACATGCCAGTCCCTAACGTCCCGTTGGGACTCAGGGTCGGGGAACGTCGTCTCCGCTAATTCGTTATACGCCAGTGGCTAGAATTTTCATCAAAAAAAAATAGATAAAATTCAACGATTTAAGCCGTTAATTTCCTTTCAATCTTTTCGCTTTCAAAAATATAATATTTAGTCTATTAGGTAAATCGTTATGGTTAAATTTGAATAAATGATGATTCAAACAATTTCCTATAATTTATCTGATAATGGCACGATAAAATAAATTTAAGAAATATCGAATAAGAGAGATTTAGAATAATATATTTAGAATGAGGAACCTTGGATTGAAATTTAAACTTAGCATAATTTTATTATTTTTTATACAATTACACTCGTGTATAAGTATCCCGAATATAAAAAATAAAGAAATCAATAACTCTATTGATTGCCATCGAATATATCGTAGCCTAGAAAATGATTTTTTAACCACTCGCGGAGTTCAAATAGCTACATTACAATTTGCTTTCTGGGGAGCTGTCTTTATGGGAACTAATTTCGGATTAATTTTACTTCTACCTATACCAATGTTGGAAATTTTATCTTATAATGATTTATCAGGAAAAAAAGAAGAAGAATGGAAAAAATTAGAATGCTTAAATCAATAATATTCTTTAGTATATTTTTTTCTATCAGCTGCGCAACAGTCCTAACTCCAAAGTATTCAACAATTTATATAAGATCGAATGAACAAAAAAATGGGCATGTTTCTTGTGGAGAAGGAGAGAAAAAGATTTATTTCTCATCTCCAGATATTGTAAAAATTGAATCCAATAAGAAATGTACGATTGTAATTAAAATAGATAATAAAGAACATATCTTGTTGATACCAAAGATGTATAATCCTTCTTTAGTAGGAAATTATGGTAGTCCAGGAATTATATTTTTTCCAATAGATTTTTTGACTGGGTATTATAAGATTCCAAAAGATAGTATAATAGAGTTGGATAATTATAAGAGTTACATAGACGAATAACTAAAGATTCTTAGATTCTCATCTGCGCCCTGTAGTAAAGGAAACGGGTTCGACGCAACCTCCTGTCAACTGCGATGGTTCTCATTGCTATACGCAAGTGGCAGAAATTTTCAAAAAGATGTTAAAATAGAAAATAATTAGATTGAGATTATAAATTTGGAAGTTTCATTTGATTAGGAATGAAGATGATTAAACTTTTCATTCAAAAAAAAATATCCTGATCAAATCGAATTTAAATGTAAAATTAGAGATTTTAAATGATTTATAAACCAGCCGAGTAAAAATCGATAATCTTCCATGTTTGATTATTTTATTCGGAAAAAGAACTAAATAATGCCCTTACTGAGTTAGTAATGGGAAGTTGTGAAATTTTCCCAAAATTTCAATATTCAAATGAAGAATTGGATTCTTTCTTTAGAATTCATTCGAAAATTCAAGATATATATTAGAATAAAAGCCACCAGCGTATAACAGCGACTACTCACTTCGCTTCGGCACTACGGCCTCGCTCGGGCTACGCCACATTTCCCTTCTGGCACTCCCCTTGCCTACGCAAGTGTCGTGGCCAGTCCCTAACGTCCCGTTCGGGACTCAGGGCCAGCCTACGTCGGTTAGTCTAGTTCGTTATACGACATTTCCGAGAAATCTATAAAAGAACGGGCGTCCATGCCCGCAAGAACGAAAAAAAGGTAGAGGAAGAGATTACTTAATTCTTGACAAACATTACCTGCGCGTTATATTACTCTAAGTGTATGAAATAAAAAGAACCGAAGAGATGGTTCTCTGGCTAAAAGATCTAGATAATGATGCAAAAAAGGATATTTTAGTTTCTATCGAAATTCTTAAGGAGTTTGGGCCTAGACTCGGAAGACCACATGTTGATACCATTACCGGTTCTAAAATCAAAAATTTAAAGGAACTTAGGGTTAATAGCAAAAATAGACCCTTTAGGATATTTTTCGTTTTTGATCCTAAGAGAAATGCTATTTTACTCATTGGCGGAAATAAAGCTACTTCTAAGAAATTTTATCCAAACATGATCAAAAAATCTGAAGAATTATACTCTGAATATTTGGGAGATTTGTAATATGATTAAGAAAAAAAAAGAATTAAAAAGTTTTGATACTGATCTTACTAAATTTGTCTCACAAGATATTATTGAACAAGCAAAAGCTGAGGCTCAAAAACAAATTTTCAAATTGAAGCTTGCTGAACTAAGACAAAAACAAGGAATCAAACAAACTGATGTAGATGGTTTTTCTCAAGTTAGTGTTTCTAGAATCGAATCTAGATCTGATATTAAAATCTCTACACTAGTCGATTATGTTCACGCCTGCGGATTTGATGTTGAGATTAAGGCTGTCCCCAAAAAAAAGAAGAGCAAAGAAGAATTTGTTTTATTAAGAGCCTAAGAAAACGCCATCCGTGGCTTAACCAATTCGCTACACTCGAAAACGTCGTATAACAGCGACTAACCGCTTCGCTTCGGGACTTGCGCCCTCGCTCGGTCTCCGACACATAGGCTTCTGGCACTCCCCTTGCCTGCGCAAGTGTCGTGGCCAGTCCCTAACGTCCCGTTAACGGGACTCAGGGTCAGGGAACGTCGTCTCCACTAGTTCGTTATACGACATGACAAAAACTGAATCATTAAAATGAAAAAAATTATAAAAACAACAATCTTAATACTAATTCTTTTAAACTCTGCATTAATTTCGCAGTCGACAAAACCAACTATAGAAACTGGAATCAAGGCACAAAAAGCTGAATTCATTCCTTTTGATTATAGTAGATCAGTTTCTGATGCTATACCAATTTGGCTGGTAAATGTCCATAATTTAAGAAATAATTCGAAAACTATTACACCGTTCTTCTTCATTTATAAAAATTTAGAAAAAGGATTTGCTGTTGAATTCGAATATACAAAAATTCAGCTAGAAAGAGCAAATTTTGATAGCGAGATTTATACTAATCCCCAAATCAGAAGATTTAAAAATTATCTTACAAACAATGAAAGAAGTGATTTTAAATTAAATTTTCTCTTTTTTCCTTCACAACAGCTAAACGAATATTTCTCATTTGGTCTTGGAATACGGAAAATTGACAGATTAAGAAACGCGTCAGTTCAAAATTATTCACTTGAGGAAAAAATAATAGCTCACGGACCACAAATTGTTATGAAATCTAAAATTCCTCTGACTGATCAACTTTCAATCAATTTAGGATTGGACTTGTATCATACTCAAGGTAGAAGAACTTACAATTATTCTGCACAATATTATTATTCTTTCGATAATTTTTCCTATATTGAAACTGTAAAAGACAATGGAAAAACTATTGGGGTATTTCAAGGTTATGAAGCAAATGTTTCTTTAAAATATAATTTCCTCGAAAATTACAATCTTGCATTCGGGTATAACTACAATTATGCATATTTTAAATACGAAAACTTAGGTGATTCAATTTACTATGCCTCTTCGGAGTCCAAAACAATTCAGCAACAAAATACTAAATTCTCAAATGGAAAAGAGATTATCAGAGGATTCTATATCTCTGCTTCTACCGTATTCTAATTGTCACGTCGTATAACATTGTCTACTCACTTCGCTTCGGCACTACGGCCTTGCTCGGGCTACGCCACATTTCCCTTCTGGCATTCGCTCGCATACGCAAGCTACATGCCAGTCCCTAACGTCCCGACGGGACTCAGGGTCGGGAAACGTCGAGTAGACTAATTCGTTATGCGCAATGCCAACTTTGAAACTAACGAAAATCGTTTAGGAACAAAAAAATTTGAATATACCAGAAAATAAACTGAAAATGCTAAATGCTGTAACAAATGACTTAAAGCTCATTAAAAACATAAAAGCAATTGTGCTTGGTGGTTCGTATTGCATCGATATGGCAAATGAAAATTCCGATCTAGACATTGGAATTTATTACAGTGAATCTTCACCCTTCGAAATTGAACAGGTAAAGATTCTTGCAAAAAAATATCAAATTGACGATTCCCTTACCGTTACTGGATTTTATCAATGGGGGAATTGGGTTAATGGAGGCGCTTGGATTAATACAGCTGAAGGTGAATTAGACATTCTATATAAAAATATTCAACAAATAGCCGCAACCATAGAAAAATGCAAGGAAGGAATTATAGAAAATGATTACGAACAACAACCTCCATATGGATTTTCTTCGGTTATTTATTTAGCAGAGACTTTCTATTGTGTTCCATTATACGATCCGGAAAAAATCATTGAAAATTTAAAAAAGGAAGTTAATCAGTATCCTGTAAAACTTAAAGAAGCAATTATTCAAAAATCTTTATGGTCAGCAGAATTTACACTTTGGCAAGCTGAAAAATTTGCAAAAAAAAATGATTACTACAATACCACTGGATGTATTTCTCGAGCTTTGAAAAATATAATAGATTCTCTCTTTGCTATCAACGAGCAATATACAATCGGAGATAAAAACTCAATACGATTGTTGGAATCAGCAAAAAAAAGGCCTGATAATCTAAACGAATTTATAAAACGTATAGTTAGTATAAACGATACTACTAGTTTATCTTTTAATGTAGCTGAACTAAAATCATTATTTGAAGAAACTCTTAAACTAGGAACTGGATATTACCGCCCTTACTTTAAACTATAAAAACATATTATACAAATACAATGGCAAAGCGCATAACAGCGTCTTCCAGCTACGTTTCGGCACAAGGCCTCACTCGGCCTGCGGCAAATTCCCTTCCGTCACGCTTCTCGCTCCGCAAGAAGACGCGCCGACGCTAACGCCTACTCCGTAGGCTCAGCTACGAGGAACGTCGATTAGCCTAGTTCGTTATACGACAGTCAACAAATCTATCCTTCAGAACGTCAGCAAAACTTAAGAAATATCTAAATATTTAAGACTTGACAATCCCAAAATATATATACTAAAATGTATATATGAATCGTGCTAAATTATTTAAAAACGGTGATAGTCAAGCTGTTAGACTTCCAAAAGAATTTCGATTCAAAGGAAAAGAGGTCTACATCAGAAAAGACGGGAATTGTGTCATCATATCTCCGATCGATGATGCTGTTGATAGATTATGGAAATCACTCAACGATTTTTCTGATGATTTTAACATTGAAAGAAATCAACCGAAAACTTTTGATAAGCGAAATTCAATATGAATAAGTATTTGTTAGATACAAATATTTGCATTTATATT
Encoded proteins:
- a CDS encoding helix-turn-helix domain-containing protein, with amino-acid sequence MIKKKKELKSFDTDLTKFVSQDIIEQAKAEAQKQIFKLKLAELRQKQGIKQTDVDGFSQVSVSRIESRSDIKISTLVDYVHACGFDVEIKAVPKKKKSKEEFVLLRA
- a CDS encoding LA_2444/LA_4059 family outer membrane protein, whose translation is MKKIIKTTILILILLNSALISQSTKPTIETGIKAQKAEFIPFDYSRSVSDAIPIWLVNVHNLRNNSKTITPFFFIYKNLEKGFAVEFEYTKIQLERANFDSEIYTNPQIRRFKNYLTNNERSDFKLNFLFFPSQQLNEYFSFGLGIRKIDRLRNASVQNYSLEEKIIAHGPQIVMKSKIPLTDQLSINLGLDLYHTQGRRTYNYSAQYYYSFDNFSYIETVKDNGKTIGVFQGYEANVSLKYNFLENYNLAFGYNYNYAYFKYENLGDSIYYASSESKTIQQQNTKFSNGKEIIRGFYISASTVF
- a CDS encoding type II toxin-antitoxin system RelE/ParE family toxin, giving the protein MYEIKRTEEMVLWLKDLDNDAKKDILVSIEILKEFGPRLGRPHVDTITGSKIKNLKELRVNSKNRPFRIFFVFDPKRNAILLIGGNKATSKKFYPNMIKKSEELYSEYLGDL
- a CDS encoding DUF4037 domain-containing protein — protein: MNIPENKLKMLNAVTNDLKLIKNIKAIVLGGSYCIDMANENSDLDIGIYYSESSPFEIEQVKILAKKYQIDDSLTVTGFYQWGNWVNGGAWINTAEGELDILYKNIQQIAATIEKCKEGIIENDYEQQPPYGFSSVIYLAETFYCVPLYDPEKIIENLKKEVNQYPVKLKEAIIQKSLWSAEFTLWQAEKFAKKNDYYNTTGCISRALKNIIDSLFAINEQYTIGDKNSIRLLESAKKRPDNLNEFIKRIVSINDTTSLSFNVAELKSLFEETLKLGTGYYRPYFKL
- the vapB gene encoding type II toxin-antitoxin system antitoxin VapB produces the protein MNRAKLFKNGDSQAVRLPKEFRFKGKEVYIRKDGNCVIISPIDDAVDRLWKSLNDFSDDFNIERNQPKTFDKRNSI